The Silene latifolia isolate original U9 population chromosome X, ASM4854445v1, whole genome shotgun sequence genome contains the following window.
GCACATGCTACCccactttcaaaaaaaaaaaaaagagaatattTTTTTTATGCTACCCCATTTAAAATATATAGATAAATAAAAGGAAAGAATATAACACAAATAAGGCAATTAGTATTTCCCTAGAAAAAAAGCCAACTGACTTTCAATCTTCCTTAATTCTCTCAAATATTTTATCTTTCCTAATATTATACTAATTTACGTGTAAACACATAATAAAAAAAAGCATTGATTTTTCTCTACTCTTCCACCAATCTTACGCACAAGCACAACCCCCAATTCATCCATCcatctttcttttctttcatttgaGGTATGTATAAATCAtctttttttatttagtttatattttacaaatttgttaattttgttatagattatatTTATATTGAATAATTGTTTTTTCATAATTTGAGATTATAAATGAGACTTGTCTACTTAGAGAATAGAGATCTATTAATTTATATGTTCATCATCTTAGAAGTTAGAACTAATTTTAATATTTGTACTAAAAATTAATTATAATCACAGTTTGGATATCAAAAGAAAGTTGTATAAACTAAGtaaattgtaaaacaataaaACGAAAATCGAATTATAGTTTGATTGAAAAAAAAAGTGTATATCAAATGGAAGCATTTTTTATCTAGTGAATGATTAAAATTGTATTTTAATATTAAATCTTGTTGAATTTCAGGGATGAAGAGAATTAGTACGCCGACTATTACGAGTTTTTTTGCAAAAAGACAATGCAATGATGATACACATACACCAAATCCACCTGATTCAACTCTCTCGGGTGATGATCCTGAAACTAATATTGAGGAGAAACCGAATTGGGAGGTAGTTCAAATCCTTTTACTAGTCCAATTTTAGATAGGTTGAGTGATTTTGATGTGATATCTCTTCCCAAAGATCCCGGATTAAGAAGAAAATTAACTGATTTTCACATAAATGATCGTGATATGATAAGACGAGAATATATTCGGAGGGGTCCTTGTCAGCCTAGTAACTACACATTTCCTAAAACTAAGCGTAACTTTGTTCGTAAATGGTTTGAAAAGTATAAGCCTTGGCTTGAGTATAGTATAGAAAAGGATGCAGCGTATTGCTttgtttgttatttatttaagAATGATAGCGCTTGTGGAGGTGATGCTTTTGTTAATGGGGGTTTTAGAACATGGAGTAAAAGTAGTGCCTTTGATAAGCATGTTGGTAATCATATGAGCGCTCATAACAATGCTATGAAGAATTTTGATATATTCAACAAACAAAAGTCCTCTATAGCTTGTTGCTTTGAAAAGTTTACAAATGAAGCTAAAAGTGACTATCGCATTCGGTTAGAAAATTCAATTGAAGCATTGAGATTTATTTGTTTACAAGGATTGGCATCTCGTGGTCATGATGAAAGTGGAAAATCATTGAACCAAGGAAATTATCTTGAACTTGTGAAAATATTTACCAAGCGTGACAAAAATACGCCTAGAGCTCCCGTATTAAAAACACCTGGAAATTGTACACTTACCTCCCCTGATATTCAAAGGGATATCATAAGTGTTTTTGCAAAAGAGACAACCAAAAAAATTATTGAAGAGTTAGATGGTGGCTTTTTTGGTATTCTTGCAGATGAGTCGGCTGATATAGCATATAAAGAGCAAATGTCTCTTTGCTTGCGATATGTTGATAAAAGAGGAGCGGTTGTAGAGAGGTTCCTGGGTATTGTGCATGTGGGTAACACTACTTCTTTAACACTTaaagctgcaatacaacaactgCTTCTTGTGAATTCTCTTACTTTGTCGAGTGTTAGAGGTCAAGGTTATGATGGTCCTAGCAATATGCGGGGTTCTATTAACGGTCTTAAAAGTTTAATCATGAATGAGTCTCCATGTGCTTATTATGTTCATTGTTTTGCTCACCAACTTCAGCTAACTCTTATTGCGGTGGCTAAGAAAAATGTTGATTGTAGTGAACTTTTTGATTCACTTGCTATTTTACTAAATGTGATTGCATCTTCACCTAAACGTAAAGAAATATTTAGAGATAAACAAGCAGAACATCTTGAGAAAGCATTACAAATGGGTGAAGTTGCATCATGGAGTGGCTTAAATCAAGAAAAGGGTTTAAATAGACCGGGTGATACTCGTTGGGGATCTCACTTTAAAACCATTTTGAGTGTGTTTTCTTCATTTTCCATCGTTCTGGATGTTCTTGAAGCCATTGGTGATTTTTGTGATGGTCTTGAGCTAGTAAAGGTAGAGAAACGGCACATACTATGCGAACATTTGATTTTGTTTTCATTGGACAATTGATGATTACTATTTTGGGTATTACTAATGAGTTGAACTTAGCTTTACAA
Protein-coding sequences here:
- the LOC141620183 gene encoding uncharacterized protein LOC141620183 — protein: MIRREYIRRGPCQPSNYTFPKTKRNFVRKWFEKYKPWLEYSIEKDAAYCFVCYLFKNDSACGGDAFVNGGFRTWSKSSAFDKHVGNHMSAHNNAMKNFDIFNKQKSSIACCFEKFTNEAKSDYRIRLENSIEALRFICLQGLASRGHDESGKSLNQGNYLELVKIFTKRDKNTPRAPVLKTPGNCTLTSPDIQRDIISVFAKETTKKIIEELDGGFFGILADESADIAYKEQMSLCLRYVDKRGAVVERFLGIVHVGNTTSLTLKAAIQQLLLVNSLTLSSVRGQGYDGPSNMRGSINGLKSLIMNESPCAYYVHCFAHQLQLTLIAVAKKNVDCSELFDSLAILLNVIASSPKRKEIFRDKQAEHLEKALQMGEVASWSGLNQEKGLNRPGDTRWGSHFKTILSVFSSFSIVLDVLEAIGDFCDGLELVKVEKRHILCEHLILFSLDN